Proteins encoded by one window of Candidatus Obscuribacterales bacterium:
- a CDS encoding SDR family NAD(P)-dependent oxidoreductase yields MSQFGVITLTPASYPEGLADPSIAIASVRAGGIGVIDVLFATDAQAREGITQLVSRTKGQCGIKCGIKQFKNLHEYLKPLGESSWGDKNVVILAFDENKASNATLSSAIKKIHELRLLAIVETTNSHEVSLAQNASADAIIVKGHESGGFVGDETAYVLAQRIIKQSKIPIWVQGGIGINTAAACYVAGAAGVVLDSQLLLTRESPLPANLQEKIGQIDGSETYTVGNPDDAMIRVYNRLGQQTIEKLVEDIKSDDSAREKMVYFLRQASQLPQRQRPWLLGQDSVFSSQLAKKYVTVGGIVLAVKKAAVENVAIANAKKPLVEGAPLALDNKTTYPIIQGAMTRVSDTAEFAYEVANGGALPFLALALMRRAEVEELLSASQKQLKDLSWGVGILGFVPQQLRQEQMEVIEKYRPPFALIAGGRPDQAKELEDMGIKTYLHVPSPLLLKSFIELGSRKFIFEGKECGGHVGPRSSFVLWESMIDALLSSVDADKAKDFQVVFAGGIHDQISAAMVAALAAPLTERGIHVGVLMGTAYLFTKEAVDAGAIVNKFQQEALKCDKTTLLETGPGHAIRCIQSPYKRTFDEQRNSLEAQKKGRDEIREQLELMNLGRLRIASKGLARIESATEKASLSNVSDEKQWADGMYMIGQVAAMHDKVLTIGGLHKEVADGSADFIAKFAERHREKQVEVSHAQRREDVAIVGMSCLFPKASDLEAFWTNILNKVDAITEVPKDQWDVDQFFDANRLAPDKIYSKWGGFLADFVFDPTAYGIPPSSLASIDPMQIIMLEVTKAALKDAGLSERDFARERTSVVLANAGHAPITGLYALRTALSAQLRNLDPQFKKQLEKELPEWTEDTFPGFLGNVTAGRVANRFDFGGINFSIDAACASSLAALYVGIRDLRAHSSDIVLIQAIDTHNQPGDYLSFSKVHALSPRGKCRTFDASADGIAISEGAATIVLKRLSDAERDGDRIYAVIKGIGGSSDGRDLSLTAPSPQGQMSALNRAYQDAQLSPASIELVEAHGTGTTVGDRAEIESLRQVFVQAEAASQSCAVGSVKSMIGHTKCAAGLASIIKVAKALHHKVLPATMGVENPNPACDFRNGPFYINSESRPWIHTAENYPRRAGVSAFGFGGTNFHTILEEYETPTVTRHEPLMNRFPCELFLFQGQSREELFKSLKPVEDALAQINKIPTSASLSKDLIDRFNGKPTIGHLAYSTYLRWLETNAQEAKTSAQQPGEVIDNLRDSLTKSDKLTLAIVASNFEELQERIARAKQSLSDANTNEIKDPRGIYFSDKPLSQKSKIAFLFPGQGSQRTNMLKDLGLYFKQIRETFEQADQVLNTNLPKALSAYVYPAPPFNKEEQDKQEESLTNTHIAQPAMAAADMAMLALLTSFGLRPDMVAGHSFGEYVALWAAGSLNGEDLLAIAEERGRLLATPSSKVKGAMAAVSAPLETVKALLNKVPNVTLANINAPNQCILSGDVESIEQAIKTLSGEVNIRRIPVSAAFHSPHMDYAKDPLYIAIARKKINTPKLPVYSNIDAKPHPKDPNEIATRLAQHLISPVEFVKEIEAMYNDGARIFVEVGAGSVMTNLVDAILENKIHQSISTDRTGRNGLLQLMHALAQLASQGVPIDISPLYESRASVNAFAQPESLFKAKKKLLYLVNGARFTRLIASDNGGLEVAPAIQRADKPIATFPTAPPPKTSSPIQSTPPNNSPQQSPIKSPAPTVANMNTNQPIKVNTNGNGNGNGNGNGHNGSKPVIQTQIPTTPMPIGIGSSDQVMMQFQQTMLKMTQNFLETQQNVMIAYLQSRSGQVPSIPMQMAPMMQQMPMPQPQYVEMPVMQQTPMQPQIQHQVQPQLAVNAPAVTPVEQVVEQITHQTAPASTGSSSPELSADELVDRFLEIVSERTGYPPEMLDLNLDMEADLGIDSIKRVEILSTFRKVLPETKQQEIEGHVEKLAGTKTLQAIIDWIREYAGAGPSPAASAPPPSAPAQAPEVKAAEPPTPKEPEIQSTVMRGLVVEKKLQPATPKSIEIEGVVVIASEKSTVADGLLEQLVTKGQSAVIVSPAASVKSAGNRYYEANLSDTDSIKQVLALINKQYGKTAGLINLLPLSTASDDNLEVLDVRAFFQLLKLTEKDLRGERKGKAIVSAVTTLGGDFASSGQPLKAGFKPLSAGVVGMVKTISREWPEVKARAIDFSPEISESKMAELIIGELQSDDEPVEVGYHNDQRITLDVEAAVLAPTEQQMSLDSSSIVLITGGARGITAEIAVEMAEKYKPTIILVGKMPRPEGQESADTAKLSSPRELKAAIMESLRQSGQTVSISQVEQIYQKLLREREVRNNIARIEAAGSKVRYYAIDVKDQQAFAAFIDSMYDMFGKIDAVINGAGVIEDAFIADKSIESFNLVYDTKIKSAMTLARKLNFDSLKYLIFFSSVVGRTGNAGQVDYCAANESINKLAVSLSKKTNARVASIMWGPWRGGMARPEMESIFARYGWAMIPPEQGRQSFAEELAFASKDNVEVLLVGKTVTADTPKPEHKNGNNGHNGNGNGHDGNGKSDSSVIVAAKGARLFQANLFQPKAGTREFELVLDPANDLYLGDHQFDGIPVLPMVMALEMMLEAATQTYSSLNLTSIDDLQIPSGVVFESGPKKFYVSAEEQSSTSEEATVKAQVGTGDKLRRTNFRLQAKLSKAASIETGLNLLKQKLAARVVEPESTMPTAKEIYDNWMFHGPIFQGIQSIEALARTGITGYVTGASPTRCLKNTNGENWVIDPVMLDSAMQLAGVWTRKYLDMMVLPTGFKKLHLLAPLTGSTFKVQVFIPEDLNSNILNCDLAIWREDGTPAIFIEGLGGIGSRSFNRLSKAQAGSAK; encoded by the coding sequence ATGTCGCAATTTGGAGTCATAACACTGACACCAGCCAGTTACCCTGAAGGACTGGCCGATCCATCCATCGCAATTGCCTCTGTCAGAGCCGGCGGTATAGGCGTCATCGATGTGCTGTTTGCCACTGACGCGCAAGCAAGGGAAGGCATTACACAATTGGTCAGCCGCACAAAAGGACAGTGCGGTATCAAATGTGGTATCAAACAGTTTAAAAACCTGCACGAGTATTTAAAACCGCTGGGCGAATCTTCCTGGGGCGACAAAAATGTTGTTATTCTTGCTTTTGATGAGAACAAAGCAAGCAACGCAACACTTTCTTCCGCCATCAAGAAAATCCACGAATTGCGTCTACTAGCAATTGTTGAAACAACCAACTCTCACGAAGTATCTCTTGCTCAAAATGCCTCAGCTGATGCAATCATCGTCAAAGGTCACGAATCAGGTGGATTTGTAGGCGACGAAACAGCATATGTCTTGGCGCAACGCATTATCAAACAATCCAAAATTCCTATCTGGGTACAAGGTGGAATTGGTATTAACACGGCAGCGGCTTGTTATGTGGCAGGAGCAGCAGGTGTTGTACTTGATAGTCAATTACTGTTGACTCGCGAATCACCATTACCTGCAAATCTCCAGGAAAAAATCGGTCAGATTGACGGCAGTGAAACATACACGGTCGGCAACCCTGACGATGCGATGATCCGTGTCTACAACAGACTTGGACAACAAACAATTGAAAAACTAGTTGAGGACATCAAATCAGACGATAGCGCGCGAGAGAAAATGGTTTACTTTCTCCGTCAAGCAAGTCAATTACCGCAACGCCAAAGACCTTGGCTCTTAGGGCAAGACAGTGTCTTCTCCTCTCAACTTGCAAAAAAATACGTAACAGTCGGCGGTATTGTATTGGCTGTTAAAAAAGCTGCTGTCGAAAACGTCGCAATTGCCAATGCGAAAAAGCCATTAGTCGAAGGCGCTCCTTTAGCGCTGGACAATAAGACAACTTATCCAATCATTCAAGGCGCCATGACACGCGTCTCCGATACTGCCGAATTTGCCTACGAAGTAGCAAATGGCGGCGCGCTTCCATTTCTAGCACTGGCATTAATGCGCAGGGCAGAAGTGGAGGAATTATTATCCGCCAGCCAAAAGCAATTGAAAGATCTTTCTTGGGGTGTAGGAATACTCGGATTTGTTCCACAACAACTACGCCAGGAACAAATGGAAGTAATTGAGAAGTATCGTCCGCCTTTTGCCTTGATTGCAGGAGGACGCCCTGATCAAGCAAAAGAATTGGAAGACATGGGAATTAAGACCTACCTCCATGTCCCTTCACCGCTTCTACTTAAGTCATTTATTGAACTGGGCTCGCGCAAGTTTATCTTCGAAGGCAAGGAATGTGGTGGACACGTAGGTCCACGTTCCAGCTTTGTACTTTGGGAATCAATGATCGATGCGCTTCTATCATCAGTTGATGCCGATAAAGCAAAAGACTTCCAAGTTGTGTTTGCCGGCGGTATTCACGATCAAATTTCAGCAGCAATGGTGGCTGCACTGGCTGCACCTTTAACTGAGCGCGGAATTCATGTGGGTGTGCTTATGGGCACTGCCTATCTGTTCACAAAAGAAGCAGTTGATGCCGGAGCCATCGTCAACAAGTTCCAGCAAGAAGCATTGAAGTGCGACAAGACGACATTATTAGAGACAGGTCCAGGGCATGCGATTCGTTGCATTCAGTCGCCTTACAAGCGTACTTTTGATGAGCAGAGAAACTCTCTGGAAGCTCAGAAAAAAGGGCGCGATGAAATTCGTGAGCAGCTTGAGTTGATGAATCTCGGTCGCTTGCGTATCGCCAGCAAGGGTTTAGCACGCATTGAATCAGCTACTGAAAAAGCATCCCTGTCCAATGTATCGGACGAAAAGCAATGGGCAGACGGCATGTATATGATAGGACAAGTCGCCGCCATGCACGACAAAGTCTTGACGATAGGTGGGTTGCACAAAGAAGTTGCCGACGGTTCAGCTGACTTTATCGCTAAATTTGCCGAAAGACATCGTGAAAAGCAAGTGGAAGTAAGCCACGCTCAGAGGCGCGAAGATGTCGCCATTGTCGGCATGTCTTGCTTGTTTCCAAAGGCGTCGGATCTTGAAGCTTTCTGGACAAATATCCTGAATAAGGTAGATGCAATTACCGAAGTTCCTAAAGATCAATGGGATGTAGACCAGTTCTTCGACGCAAACAGGTTAGCTCCGGACAAAATCTACTCTAAGTGGGGCGGCTTCCTCGCCGATTTCGTATTTGATCCTACTGCTTACGGCATTCCGCCAAGCAGCCTAGCATCCATCGACCCAATGCAGATAATCATGCTGGAAGTAACAAAGGCTGCGTTGAAAGACGCCGGTCTGTCAGAACGCGACTTTGCCCGTGAACGTACATCAGTAGTTCTAGCAAATGCCGGTCACGCTCCTATCACTGGACTATATGCATTGCGCACAGCTCTTAGTGCACAATTGCGCAATCTTGATCCGCAGTTCAAAAAGCAATTGGAAAAAGAATTGCCGGAATGGACAGAAGACACTTTCCCAGGATTTTTGGGCAACGTCACAGCCGGACGCGTAGCTAACAGATTTGACTTCGGCGGCATCAACTTCTCAATCGATGCAGCCTGTGCTTCCTCATTGGCAGCATTGTATGTGGGCATTCGCGACTTGCGTGCTCACAGCAGTGATATTGTCTTGATTCAAGCAATAGATACACACAACCAACCAGGCGACTACTTAAGCTTCAGCAAAGTGCACGCGCTGTCTCCACGCGGCAAATGTAGAACTTTCGACGCTTCCGCTGACGGCATTGCCATCAGCGAAGGCGCCGCTACAATCGTTCTAAAACGTCTTTCCGATGCTGAACGCGACGGCGATAGAATTTACGCAGTCATTAAAGGCATCGGTGGTTCCAGCGACGGTCGCGATTTGTCTTTGACCGCTCCCAGCCCGCAAGGACAAATGTCCGCTCTCAATCGCGCCTATCAAGACGCACAACTTTCACCGGCTTCAATTGAACTAGTCGAAGCTCACGGAACAGGTACAACAGTTGGCGATAGAGCTGAAATTGAATCACTGAGACAAGTCTTCGTGCAAGCAGAAGCTGCCAGCCAGTCATGCGCAGTGGGCTCAGTCAAATCAATGATTGGACATACTAAGTGTGCGGCCGGATTAGCATCTATTATCAAAGTCGCTAAAGCGCTTCACCACAAAGTACTCCCCGCTACCATGGGCGTAGAAAATCCCAATCCGGCTTGTGACTTTAGAAATGGACCGTTTTATATTAATAGCGAATCGCGTCCATGGATCCACACTGCAGAAAATTATCCACGTCGTGCCGGCGTCAGCGCCTTTGGTTTTGGCGGCACCAACTTCCATACTATCTTAGAAGAATACGAAACACCAACGGTAACCAGACATGAGCCGCTGATGAATAGATTCCCTTGCGAACTTTTCTTGTTCCAGGGTCAATCACGAGAAGAACTCTTCAAGTCATTGAAGCCAGTTGAAGATGCCCTTGCCCAGATAAATAAAATCCCGACAAGTGCAAGCCTCAGCAAAGACTTAATCGATCGATTCAACGGCAAGCCAACGATTGGTCATCTCGCCTATTCAACATATCTGCGTTGGCTGGAAACAAACGCTCAAGAAGCTAAGACTTCTGCTCAACAGCCTGGCGAAGTTATAGACAATCTTAGGGATTCGCTAACCAAGTCAGACAAGTTGACATTGGCAATCGTTGCATCAAATTTCGAAGAATTGCAAGAAAGAATTGCCCGAGCCAAACAATCACTTTCAGATGCAAACACCAATGAAATAAAAGATCCGCGCGGTATTTACTTCAGTGACAAGCCTTTGTCACAAAAGAGCAAGATTGCCTTTTTGTTCCCAGGACAGGGATCGCAACGCACGAACATGCTCAAAGACCTTGGTCTCTACTTCAAACAAATAAGAGAGACTTTTGAGCAGGCTGATCAAGTATTGAATACCAATTTGCCGAAGGCTCTGTCCGCATATGTTTATCCAGCTCCACCATTCAATAAGGAAGAGCAAGACAAACAAGAAGAGTCGCTGACAAACACTCATATTGCTCAACCAGCCATGGCAGCAGCTGACATGGCAATGCTGGCTTTGCTAACGTCGTTTGGGTTGAGACCGGATATGGTCGCTGGTCACAGTTTTGGTGAATACGTTGCACTATGGGCAGCAGGCAGTCTCAATGGCGAAGACTTGCTTGCCATTGCTGAAGAAAGAGGACGCTTGCTAGCCACCCCTTCAAGCAAAGTAAAAGGGGCGATGGCAGCCGTATCGGCTCCGTTAGAAACAGTCAAAGCACTGCTTAATAAAGTTCCAAATGTCACATTGGCAAATATAAACGCGCCTAATCAGTGCATTTTGTCCGGCGATGTTGAGTCAATCGAACAAGCAATAAAGACACTTTCAGGCGAAGTTAACATCAGACGTATTCCTGTCTCGGCGGCTTTCCATTCACCGCACATGGATTACGCGAAAGATCCTCTATATATTGCAATTGCCCGCAAGAAGATCAATACGCCTAAATTGCCTGTGTATTCCAATATTGATGCCAAACCACATCCAAAGGATCCAAATGAAATTGCCACTCGACTGGCGCAGCATTTAATTAGCCCGGTTGAGTTCGTCAAAGAAATTGAAGCTATGTACAACGATGGCGCGCGAATCTTTGTCGAAGTTGGCGCCGGATCTGTTATGACCAATTTGGTTGATGCGATTTTGGAAAACAAAATACATCAATCGATCTCGACAGATCGCACCGGTCGCAACGGACTCTTGCAATTGATGCATGCGCTTGCTCAATTAGCCAGCCAGGGCGTGCCTATCGATATTAGCCCACTTTATGAATCACGTGCTTCGGTAAATGCCTTTGCTCAGCCGGAATCTCTATTTAAAGCTAAGAAAAAGCTTCTCTACTTGGTCAACGGCGCTCGCTTTACGCGACTAATTGCCAGCGACAACGGCGGACTGGAAGTAGCACCTGCTATTCAAAGAGCTGACAAGCCAATAGCAACCTTCCCGACTGCACCGCCTCCAAAAACAAGCAGTCCTATTCAAAGTACTCCTCCAAATAATTCCCCCCAACAAAGTCCCATCAAGTCCCCAGCACCAACGGTAGCTAATATGAACACCAATCAACCGATAAAAGTGAACACCAACGGAAACGGCAATGGAAACGGAAACGGGAATGGACACAATGGTTCAAAACCTGTCATTCAAACACAGATACCAACGACACCAATGCCAATTGGGATAGGCTCATCTGATCAGGTGATGATGCAGTTCCAGCAAACAATGCTGAAAATGACTCAGAACTTTTTGGAGACCCAACAAAATGTGATGATTGCCTATCTGCAATCACGCAGTGGACAAGTCCCAAGCATACCTATGCAAATGGCGCCGATGATGCAGCAAATGCCAATGCCGCAACCTCAGTATGTGGAAATGCCTGTAATGCAACAAACTCCAATGCAGCCGCAGATACAGCATCAAGTCCAGCCACAATTGGCCGTCAATGCTCCGGCAGTTACACCGGTTGAGCAAGTTGTTGAACAGATTACTCATCAAACGGCTCCGGCGTCGACAGGTTCATCTTCACCTGAATTGAGCGCAGATGAATTAGTTGATCGCTTCCTCGAAATTGTCAGTGAACGAACCGGTTATCCACCGGAAATGCTCGATTTGAACCTCGACATGGAAGCTGATTTAGGAATCGACTCTATTAAGCGTGTGGAAATTTTATCCACATTCCGCAAAGTATTGCCGGAAACCAAACAACAGGAAATTGAAGGACACGTTGAAAAACTAGCAGGTACAAAGACGCTCCAAGCAATTATCGATTGGATTCGCGAATATGCCGGCGCCGGACCAAGCCCGGCAGCGTCAGCTCCGCCGCCTTCAGCTCCAGCACAAGCTCCGGAAGTCAAGGCGGCAGAACCGCCGACTCCGAAAGAACCGGAAATTCAATCGACAGTTATGCGAGGCCTCGTTGTCGAAAAAAAGCTCCAACCAGCCACGCCTAAATCTATCGAAATAGAGGGTGTGGTTGTAATAGCAAGCGAGAAGTCAACTGTAGCTGACGGCTTGCTCGAACAACTGGTGACAAAAGGTCAATCTGCCGTAATTGTTTCGCCAGCGGCATCAGTTAAGTCGGCTGGAAATAGATACTACGAAGCCAACTTGTCCGATACCGACAGTATCAAGCAAGTACTGGCACTCATCAATAAGCAGTATGGAAAAACAGCAGGTCTGATAAATCTGCTGCCCTTAAGCACTGCTTCTGACGACAACCTTGAAGTGCTGGATGTTCGTGCATTTTTCCAGTTGCTTAAACTTACAGAAAAAGACTTACGTGGTGAACGCAAAGGCAAAGCAATTGTTTCTGCAGTAACCACATTAGGTGGTGACTTTGCCAGCAGCGGACAACCATTGAAAGCAGGATTCAAGCCGCTTTCAGCAGGTGTTGTCGGCATGGTAAAAACAATCAGCCGTGAATGGCCGGAAGTAAAAGCACGCGCCATAGACTTCAGTCCGGAAATAAGCGAAAGCAAAATGGCTGAGCTCATTATTGGGGAGTTACAATCGGATGATGAACCGGTTGAAGTTGGTTATCACAACGATCAAAGAATTACGCTCGATGTAGAAGCAGCAGTTCTAGCTCCTACCGAACAGCAAATGTCGCTAGATTCTTCTTCGATTGTTTTAATTACCGGTGGTGCTCGCGGCATCACTGCAGAAATTGCAGTGGAAATGGCCGAGAAGTATAAGCCGACAATTATTCTGGTTGGCAAAATGCCCCGACCGGAAGGACAAGAATCAGCTGACACAGCAAAACTTTCTTCTCCACGTGAGCTGAAAGCGGCAATTATGGAAAGTCTGCGCCAGTCAGGACAGACTGTTTCGATTAGCCAAGTAGAGCAAATCTACCAAAAGCTATTGCGTGAAAGAGAAGTGCGCAACAACATCGCCCGCATAGAAGCGGCAGGTTCAAAAGTGCGCTACTACGCAATTGACGTGAAGGACCAGCAAGCTTTCGCAGCCTTCATTGATAGCATGTACGACATGTTCGGCAAGATTGATGCCGTAATAAACGGCGCCGGCGTTATTGAAGACGCCTTCATTGCGGACAAGTCAATTGAGTCCTTTAACCTCGTGTATGACACAAAAATCAAGAGCGCGATGACCTTAGCGCGCAAACTGAACTTTGATTCGCTCAAGTATCTTATCTTCTTCTCCTCAGTAGTTGGACGCACCGGCAATGCTGGACAAGTCGACTACTGCGCGGCTAATGAATCCATCAACAAACTGGCAGTTAGCTTAAGCAAGAAAACAAACGCTCGCGTGGCATCCATCATGTGGGGACCATGGAGAGGCGGTATGGCTCGTCCCGAAATGGAGAGCATCTTTGCCAGATACGGATGGGCAATGATTCCGCCGGAACAAGGACGCCAATCATTTGCTGAAGAACTTGCCTTTGCAAGCAAAGACAACGTCGAGGTACTTCTAGTCGGTAAGACTGTGACTGCTGACACACCAAAGCCGGAACATAAGAACGGCAATAATGGTCACAATGGCAATGGCAACGGTCACGACGGCAACGGCAAATCCGATTCGTCAGTAATAGTTGCCGCCAAGGGCGCCAGACTCTTCCAGGCAAACTTATTCCAGCCGAAAGCTGGAACAAGAGAGTTTGAATTGGTACTGGACCCGGCAAATGATCTTTACTTAGGCGATCACCAATTTGACGGTATTCCAGTATTACCAATGGTCATGGCTTTGGAAATGATGTTGGAAGCAGCAACGCAGACTTACTCTAGCTTGAATCTGACTTCGATTGATGACTTGCAGATTCCTTCAGGCGTTGTTTTTGAGTCGGGACCGAAGAAGTTTTACGTAAGTGCCGAAGAACAGTCATCAACTTCCGAAGAAGCAACTGTCAAAGCGCAAGTTGGCACCGGCGATAAATTGAGAAGAACCAATTTCCGTCTGCAAGCAAAATTGAGCAAAGCAGCCAGCATCGAGACAGGCTTGAATCTGCTTAAGCAGAAGCTCGCGGCTCGTGTCGTCGAACCTGAATCAACCATGCCAACAGCCAAGGAAATTTATGACAACTGGATGTTCCATGGACCAATCTTCCAAGGCATTCAGTCCATTGAGGCACTGGCTCGCACGGGAATTACAGGTTATGTAACCGGTGCAAGCCCAACTCGATGCCTGAAGAACACCAACGGTGAAAATTGGGTTATTGATCCTGTTATGCTCGATAGCGCGATGCAATTGGCAGGAGTCTGGACACGCAAATATCTAGACATGATGGTTTTGCCGACAGGATTCAAGAAACTACATCTTTTGGCTCCGCTGACAGGCTCGACATTTAAAGTCCAAGTATTTATTCCGGAAGACTTGAATTCGAATATCCTCAATTGCGATCTGGCAATTTGGAGAGAAGACGGTACGCCGGCAATATTTATTGAAGGATTAGGTGGAATTGGTAGTCGTTCGTTCAATCGTCTAAGCAAAGCACAGGCAGGGAGCGCAAAATGA